One Bacteroidales bacterium DNA window includes the following coding sequences:
- a CDS encoding DUF3352 domain-containing protein, giving the protein MKKATKIFLISLTAIIITVGAVATYFYFKTSPKRDIWNYVPNDAVYIIETDNLTKGWNKLSDSKMWKHLISDPLFNSIQESALMLDSLIKDNETLDMLFKNRPLLISCHLLPKKDFDFLFLVDLKQAGKFAFIKNYIGGIVSFYGYDMGREKFEDTELLIISDKSSDDVFYISIIDNVFMVSYNKNIVQNAIINAQKQSYIENDKNFKIVSATINDNKLFRIYANYDFLSTYIGYYLSDSQDLLSELKRIFAWSAFDIELDDEILHFKGSTILKDSARSYIEMLSRIEKGPIEAYKIIPSDFALYLSISFADYMDLFTNLKNEFKFSDASNSESYEKTLKRVEKMFNINLEEDFFSWIGTEIALLKLPPTPNSREYDILTIIHTKDIEKAINGLNKITNKIKNRTPIKIKENEYKNFKIYYFGLNGFFRMFFGKMFAKLEKPYYIFMEEFVVFSNSPSCLLDMIDAYEKGRILENNSEFKTFLKQFDDEANISIFMQGPKIYSHLYYYAKPEQKNNIKQSREILSSFQNIGFQLVSKKQNLFENKLIVVHNADALYESELEDIENSAEDLYIAEFDSLLEIEKPEKYEDGKTCKIYWDEDSTQIKAEGRIIKDKREGMWRYYYENGNIWGSLMFEKDEPTGKGTLYHDKKESTSKAQATFEDGKIEGTYLEFYTNNEPKSNIKFKDGEPNGEAKFFYDSGNIKIEGEYKDGMKKGKWKHYTETGDLMNKEKWKKDIQKK; this is encoded by the coding sequence ATGAAAAAAGCTACAAAAATTTTTCTCATATCTCTAACAGCAATAATTATTACTGTTGGAGCAGTTGCTACATATTTTTATTTTAAAACTAGCCCTAAAAGAGATATTTGGAATTATGTGCCCAATGATGCCGTATATATTATTGAAACTGATAATTTAACAAAAGGCTGGAATAAACTGTCTGATAGCAAAATGTGGAAACATCTTATTAGCGACCCTCTTTTCAATAGTATCCAAGAAAGTGCTCTAATGCTGGACTCTTTAATTAAAGATAATGAAACATTGGATATGCTTTTTAAAAACAGACCATTGCTAATAAGCTGCCACCTCCTTCCTAAAAAAGATTTTGACTTTTTATTTTTAGTAGATTTAAAGCAAGCAGGAAAATTCGCATTCATTAAAAATTACATTGGTGGTATTGTAAGTTTTTATGGATATGACATGGGTCGAGAGAAATTTGAAGACACTGAATTATTAATCATATCCGACAAATCCAGCGATGATGTGTTTTATATTTCAATTATAGACAATGTTTTCATGGTTTCATACAATAAAAATATTGTTCAAAATGCAATTATCAATGCCCAAAAACAAAGCTATATTGAAAATGACAAAAACTTTAAAATAGTTTCTGCAACTATAAATGACAATAAATTATTCAGAATTTATGCAAATTACGACTTTCTATCAACGTATATTGGCTATTATTTAAGCGATTCACAAGACTTATTAAGCGAATTAAAACGCATCTTTGCTTGGTCTGCATTCGATATAGAGTTAGATGATGAAATATTGCATTTTAAAGGAAGCACTATATTAAAAGATTCCGCCCGCAGTTATATAGAAATGCTGAGTAGAATTGAAAAAGGTCCAATAGAAGCATACAAAATTATTCCTTCGGATTTCGCATTATATCTTTCAATATCTTTTGCTGATTACATGGATTTGTTTACAAACCTAAAAAATGAATTCAAATTTTCAGATGCTAGCAATTCTGAATCATATGAAAAAACATTAAAAAGAGTTGAAAAAATGTTTAATATTAATTTAGAAGAAGACTTTTTTTCATGGATTGGGACTGAAATTGCTTTACTGAAACTACCGCCTACTCCAAATTCAAGAGAATACGATATTTTAACAATTATTCACACAAAAGACATAGAAAAAGCGATAAATGGCTTAAATAAAATCACTAATAAAATTAAAAATCGCACACCTATTAAAATTAAAGAAAATGAGTATAAAAATTTCAAGATATATTATTTTGGTTTAAATGGGTTCTTCCGTATGTTTTTCGGAAAAATGTTTGCAAAACTTGAAAAACCATACTATATTTTTATGGAAGAATTTGTTGTTTTCAGCAACTCCCCTAGCTGCTTATTAGATATGATTGATGCTTATGAAAAAGGACGAATTTTAGAAAACAACTCGGAATTTAAAACTTTTTTAAAGCAATTTGATGACGAAGCAAATATTTCAATTTTTATGCAAGGTCCAAAAATCTACAGTCATTTATATTACTATGCAAAGCCTGAACAAAAAAATAATATAAAACAAAGTAGAGAGATTTTATCATCATTTCAAAACATCGGTTTTCAGCTTGTATCGAAAAAACAAAACTTATTTGAAAACAAATTAATAGTTGTCCATAATGCTGATGCCCTTTACGAATCTGAACTTGAAGATATTGAAAACAGTGCCGAAGATTTATATATAGCAGAGTTTGACTCATTATTAGAAATAGAAAAGCCTGAAAAATATGAAGATGGGAAAACTTGCAAAATTTACTGGGACGAAGATAGCACTCAAATAAAAGCTGAAGGTCGCATTATTAAGGATAAACGTGAAGGAATGTGGAGATACTATTATGAAAATGGAAATATTTGGGGATCGCTAATGTTCGAAAAAGACGAACCTACAGGCAAAGGAACACTATACCACGACAAAAAAGAAAGCACATCAAAAGCTCAAGCCACATTTGAAGATGGGAAAATTGAAGGTACTTATTTGGAATTTTATACTAATAACGAACCAAAATCAAATATAAAATTCAAAGATGGAGAACCAAATGGTGAAGCAAAATTCTTTTATGACTCCGGAAATATAAAAATTGAAGGCGAATATAAAGATGGTATGAAAAAAGGAAAATGGAAGCATTATACAGAAACTGGCGATTTAATGAATAAAGAAAAATGGAAGAAAGATATTCAGAAAAAATAA